The Paenibacillus uliginis N3/975 genome has a window encoding:
- a CDS encoding extracellular solute-binding protein yields MRKMRKPLLVMVSLFLVLVTALAGCSKSGDGNTSNPGTTVKNEEKKENNENKEPPAENTDSKWVLGEKPLEFSAYAHYNNSDFPKYESTPIGKYLSEEKQVKINMIAAAGAHSQKLSAMMASDELPEMIWTDRNHPDMERLLKAGKLVAFDEYLDKYPNLKTWMGDDLNMLRAEDGKLYMFPNWYSANPFGNAGYVVNKKIYEELGKPKLETTDDLYDYLVKVKAKYGDSIIPFEPHRAQDMQGLGVLYTAFGEGALYTYLNSGLRAVPKDGKLTSVLTDPVFREAQKYIAKLYREKLISQDAFNQTEDQVLEKVMTGRVAVFAGSSPTTFAGEAQPELIKNDPNGGYFMIWPIHKPGLDKNKIYPGTYTSFGWNAAYITTAAKDPEAIFAFLDWYTSPEGMNVQFFGPEGKNWKGFDEEGKPNFPETYDPKEVAEIQTKNEPVMFVGNTSYIDPAKYKYMAKLPFEEQDWRTRYQQTITWPTQYNVTEFINLNPDPESEEGVIQTSVDEMFLEIYAKSVMAGSDEEVDQILDQGNKDLVGLGYEKLLEWRTAKWQDNLTKMNKK; encoded by the coding sequence ATGAGAAAGATGAGGAAGCCGCTACTAGTCATGGTATCGCTGTTTCTGGTCCTGGTTACGGCACTAGCTGGGTGCAGTAAGTCCGGTGACGGCAATACGTCCAATCCTGGAACAACAGTGAAGAACGAGGAAAAGAAGGAAAACAACGAAAACAAAGAACCACCAGCTGAAAATACAGATAGCAAATGGGTACTTGGAGAAAAACCGTTGGAATTTTCGGCTTACGCCCACTATAATAATTCCGATTTCCCTAAATATGAAAGCACTCCTATCGGTAAATATCTTAGTGAGGAAAAGCAGGTAAAAATCAATATGATCGCGGCAGCAGGAGCCCACTCCCAAAAGCTTAGTGCGATGATGGCGTCGGATGAGCTGCCTGAAATGATCTGGACGGATCGTAATCATCCGGATATGGAAAGACTTCTCAAGGCAGGAAAGCTGGTAGCGTTTGATGAGTATCTGGATAAGTACCCTAACTTGAAAACGTGGATGGGCGACGATCTTAACATGCTACGTGCAGAAGATGGCAAGCTGTATATGTTCCCGAACTGGTATTCAGCCAATCCTTTTGGTAATGCAGGTTACGTTGTTAATAAAAAAATCTATGAAGAGCTGGGAAAACCTAAGCTCGAAACAACCGACGATCTGTACGACTACCTGGTCAAAGTAAAAGCGAAGTACGGTGACAGCATTATTCCTTTTGAGCCGCATCGTGCACAGGATATGCAAGGACTGGGTGTTCTGTACACAGCATTCGGTGAAGGTGCACTTTATACTTATCTCAACAGTGGCTTGCGCGCCGTTCCGAAGGACGGCAAACTGACGTCCGTATTGACTGATCCGGTATTCCGCGAGGCTCAGAAATACATCGCTAAGTTGTATAGAGAGAAACTCATTTCTCAAGACGCCTTTAACCAAACCGAAGACCAGGTATTAGAAAAAGTTATGACAGGAAGAGTAGCCGTATTTGCCGGATCCAGTCCGACAACGTTTGCTGGTGAAGCGCAACCGGAATTAATCAAAAACGATCCGAACGGCGGATATTTCATGATCTGGCCAATACACAAGCCAGGTCTGGATAAGAATAAAATTTACCCAGGCACGTACACGAGTTTTGGATGGAACGCGGCGTATATTACAACAGCTGCCAAAGACCCTGAAGCGATCTTCGCTTTCCTTGACTGGTATACAAGTCCAGAAGGTATGAACGTTCAATTCTTTGGTCCAGAGGGCAAGAACTGGAAAGGGTTTGATGAGGAAGGCAAACCGAATTTCCCTGAGACTTATGATCCGAAAGAAGTAGCCGAAATTCAAACCAAGAATGAACCGGTTATGTTTGTAGGTAATACGAGCTACATTGATCCTGCCAAATACAAATACATGGCAAAGCTTCCGTTCGAGGAGCAGGATTGGAGAACGCGTTATCAACAAACGATCACTTGGCCTACTCAATATAACGTAACTGAATTTATTAATCTTAATCCGGATCCAGAGTCTGAAGAAGGCGTTATTCAGACATCCGTCGATGAAATGTTCCTGGAGATTTACGCCAAATCAGTTATGGCCGGAAGTGACGAAGAAGTCGACCAAATTCTCGATCAGGGCAACAAGGATTTAGTGGGACTTGGCTATGAGAAACTTCTGGAATGGCGTACTGCTAAATGGCAGGATAACTTGACTAAAATGAATAAAAAATAA
- a CDS encoding amino acid permease, with amino-acid sequence MSLKQNLLRKKPIPILHGGEVRSSLKKQLGALDLIVLGVGSIVGTGIFVLTGVTAATHAGPGLILSFLLAGIICAFCALCYAEFASTVPVSGSAYTYSYSTFGEGFAWILGWDLVLEYGFASALVSSSWSGYVQSVLAGFGIHLPTAISSAFNPAEGTYVDVPAIFIALVVAWVISRGAKESTRLNTFMVYLKVGVILLFIGVGVFYVEPDNWTPFMPFGFGGVMTGAAIAFLAYIGFDVIATAAEEVKQPQKNLPIGILGSLAIVSVLYVAVTAVLTGLVPYDLLNVKDPVAFALLYIQQDWMSYFISLGAIAGLTTVLMGVMFGQSRLLYSLGRDGLLPKKMSSVHPKSKSPQFSTWVTGIGVALFSGLVPLGNLADLASIGTLFAFISVSLGIIVLRKTHPDLKRTFRVPFVPWLPLIAIISCVYLLTTLQRITWIGFIVWLVIGIIIYAAYGYRNSRLGKDEPSE; translated from the coding sequence ATGAGCTTGAAACAAAATCTGCTTCGCAAAAAACCAATCCCTATTCTGCATGGCGGTGAGGTTCGTTCCTCTTTGAAAAAACAGCTGGGCGCACTGGACCTCATCGTCCTTGGCGTCGGCTCTATTGTGGGGACAGGAATTTTTGTATTAACAGGGGTAACAGCGGCTACCCATGCGGGACCGGGACTAATTCTCTCGTTCCTGTTGGCCGGCATTATCTGTGCCTTCTGCGCGCTGTGCTATGCGGAATTCGCTTCAACAGTACCCGTATCAGGAAGCGCCTATACCTACAGTTATTCTACTTTCGGAGAAGGATTCGCCTGGATTTTGGGCTGGGATCTTGTTCTGGAGTATGGCTTTGCCAGTGCACTCGTCTCCAGCAGCTGGTCCGGTTACGTTCAGAGCGTACTGGCGGGATTCGGCATTCATCTGCCGACCGCGATCAGCAGCGCTTTTAACCCTGCCGAGGGCACTTACGTTGACGTTCCAGCCATTTTCATCGCTTTGGTTGTCGCTTGGGTCATTTCCCGCGGTGCCAAGGAATCTACCCGTCTAAACACGTTTATGGTGTATCTCAAGGTGGGCGTCATCCTATTGTTTATCGGAGTCGGTGTGTTCTATGTCGAACCGGATAACTGGACTCCCTTCATGCCCTTCGGATTCGGAGGGGTTATGACCGGTGCAGCCATCGCTTTCTTGGCGTATATCGGATTCGACGTCATTGCAACAGCAGCGGAAGAAGTGAAACAGCCGCAGAAGAACCTTCCGATCGGCATTCTCGGATCGCTCGCCATCGTATCCGTTCTATATGTAGCTGTTACCGCTGTTCTGACGGGTCTCGTTCCGTATGACCTGTTGAACGTGAAAGACCCAGTCGCTTTTGCACTGCTGTATATCCAGCAGGACTGGATGTCGTACTTTATATCGCTTGGGGCCATCGCTGGTCTGACAACGGTGCTTATGGGAGTTATGTTCGGGCAATCCAGACTGCTGTATTCACTGGGCCGGGATGGACTGCTGCCGAAAAAAATGAGCTCCGTTCATCCCAAATCAAAATCGCCGCAATTCAGCACTTGGGTAACCGGTATTGGGGTCGCACTGTTCTCCGGCCTCGTTCCCCTTGGTAATCTGGCCGATCTCGCAAGCATCGGAACGTTGTTCGCCTTCATCTCCGTATCGCTCGGGATTATCGTGCTGCGCAAAACCCATCCGGACCTGAAACGCACATTCCGCGTGCCCTTTGTACCGTGGCTTCCGTTGATTGCAATCATCAGCTGTGTATACTTGCTGACTACGCTGCAGCGTATCACCTGGATCGGCTTTATTGTATGGCTCGTGATCGGGATAATCATTTACGCCGCTTACGGATACCGGAATAGCAGACTTGGTAAAGATGAACCGTCTGAATAA
- a CDS encoding molybdopterin-containing oxidoreductase family protein, translating to MIHEENGVFPAVCPLDCPDTCGLLLHKENGKIVKVAGNPEHPITQGAICNKVRNMAERVYHSERILYPLRRTGPKGAAIFERISWDEAVSEITERFKTLSKEYGPESILPYSFYGNMGVLGVDGMDRRFFNALGSSKLKQSICNSAGNEGWKSVMGFNGGTIPEETVHADVIIVWGGNIVSTNMHQVVLAEKARKNGAKVVVIDVHRNQTGQWADWFIPLHPGTDTALAVGIMHILFRNGLVNEAFMQQYTLGHEELREHVKGYTPEYVSSVTGIPASDIERLAAMYGQAEAAHIHIGNGLQHHDNGGMAVRSITCLPGLTGHWLKQGGGATKMNGGYSSMNSEALERPDLRPNPEARRINMNRIGEALAMTDKPIKGLFVYCSNPLVVAPDTERVRAGFEREDLFTVVHDLFMTDTAKYADIVLPATSSFENTDVFASYWHQYIQLQEPVIPTQGESKSNMELFSLLGRAMGFNEAAFSESEEDMIARALDHPDNPYLNGVTLSGLKEHRHVKLDMTPYASYLNNLPTASGRIELYSTAMETAGLPPLPTYVPLKEGYDGIRRGRGHKYPLMFISPPNHNFLNSTFANVPKHQKLEKEPFLQIHPEDAAERDIEDGMWVTVYNDRGTYEVRAKVTDKMLPGTVVSQGLWWEGEGRKQRANALTSDRLSDLGEGATFFSTVVEVKLK from the coding sequence ATGATTCATGAGGAGAATGGCGTATTCCCAGCGGTTTGTCCGCTGGATTGTCCGGATACTTGCGGCCTGTTGCTGCATAAAGAGAACGGGAAAATTGTGAAGGTGGCTGGAAATCCAGAGCATCCTATCACACAGGGCGCAATCTGCAACAAAGTACGGAACATGGCGGAACGGGTGTATCATTCGGAACGCATATTATATCCCCTTCGCCGGACCGGCCCAAAAGGCGCTGCGATTTTTGAGCGGATTAGCTGGGATGAAGCGGTGTCGGAAATTACGGAGCGGTTTAAGACGCTTTCCAAGGAATATGGGCCCGAAAGTATTTTGCCGTATAGCTTTTATGGTAATATGGGCGTACTCGGCGTAGACGGAATGGACCGGAGGTTCTTCAACGCACTCGGCTCGAGCAAGCTGAAGCAGAGCATCTGCAATTCAGCTGGAAATGAAGGCTGGAAGTCGGTAATGGGTTTTAACGGAGGGACCATTCCGGAAGAGACGGTTCATGCGGATGTAATTATCGTCTGGGGCGGCAACATTGTCAGCACCAATATGCATCAGGTTGTGCTGGCTGAGAAAGCACGGAAAAACGGGGCCAAGGTGGTCGTTATTGATGTACACAGAAACCAGACCGGGCAGTGGGCGGATTGGTTTATTCCGCTTCATCCGGGAACCGATACGGCGCTTGCTGTTGGTATCATGCATATCTTGTTCCGGAATGGTCTGGTGAACGAGGCGTTTATGCAGCAATACACCTTGGGACATGAGGAGCTTAGGGAGCATGTGAAAGGGTATACGCCTGAATATGTATCCTCGGTAACGGGCATTCCTGCCAGCGATATCGAAAGATTAGCGGCTATGTATGGCCAGGCAGAGGCCGCTCATATCCATATTGGCAACGGACTTCAGCATCACGACAACGGTGGTATGGCCGTACGCAGTATCACTTGTCTGCCGGGTCTTACCGGGCACTGGCTGAAGCAAGGCGGCGGTGCAACCAAAATGAACGGCGGATATAGCAGCATGAACAGCGAAGCGTTGGAACGGCCGGATCTGCGCCCGAATCCGGAAGCCCGTAGAATTAACATGAATCGGATTGGTGAGGCACTTGCCATGACGGACAAGCCTATCAAAGGGCTGTTCGTTTATTGCAGCAATCCGCTTGTTGTAGCACCGGATACGGAGCGGGTGCGTGCCGGATTTGAACGGGAGGATCTGTTCACAGTCGTGCATGACTTGTTTATGACGGATACGGCCAAGTACGCCGATATCGTACTGCCTGCGACATCCTCTTTCGAGAATACCGATGTGTTCGCTTCTTACTGGCATCAATATATACAATTACAGGAACCAGTCATTCCAACTCAGGGTGAGAGCAAAAGTAATATGGAGCTATTCTCTCTTCTGGGACGCGCAATGGGCTTTAATGAGGCTGCTTTCTCTGAAAGTGAAGAAGACATGATTGCTCGTGCCCTGGATCATCCGGACAATCCGTACCTGAACGGGGTTACCTTGAGCGGTTTAAAAGAACACCGTCATGTGAAGCTGGATATGACGCCATACGCCTCGTACTTGAACAACCTGCCGACGGCATCGGGCCGGATCGAGCTGTATTCTACTGCAATGGAGACAGCAGGGCTTCCGCCGCTGCCGACCTATGTACCGCTGAAGGAAGGATATGACGGCATTCGTCGGGGACGGGGCCATAAATACCCACTGATGTTTATTTCGCCGCCGAACCATAACTTCCTTAACTCCACATTTGCCAATGTACCCAAACATCAGAAGCTCGAGAAGGAGCCTTTTCTGCAAATCCATCCGGAAGATGCGGCAGAGAGGGACATCGAGGATGGCATGTGGGTTACCGTATATAATGACCGTGGTACATATGAGGTACGCGCCAAGGTGACGGATAAAATGCTGCCTGGTACGGTTGTAAGTCAGGGACTGTGGTGGGAAGGTGAGGGGCGCAAGCAGCGGGCAAATGCTCTCACATCAGATCGGCTGTCTGATCTCGGTGAGGGTGCTACCTTCTTCTCGACTGTGGTTGAGGTAAAGCTTAAATAG
- a CDS encoding TetR/AcrR family transcriptional regulator, producing MTTDKALRKRDLILDKAKELFIQRGYAATSMDDLVHYIGVSKGSIYYHFKSKEELFLQLLARQNREWMDAWTEKQSSFTSFEEKLYGIAEHMVDDFQNPLAKVGEEFYISNPDNKSLLDQILTIVLGPRKLYREIFLEGAKEGFLPENDVDEISVIFASMLDGLSTSLYERSTEELRLLYRKGVGYFLHGVMGAKSVQ from the coding sequence TTGACTACCGATAAAGCACTCAGAAAACGCGACCTGATCCTCGACAAAGCGAAGGAACTGTTTATCCAGCGCGGATATGCTGCTACCTCTATGGATGATCTGGTCCATTACATTGGTGTCAGTAAAGGAAGCATCTATTACCACTTTAAAAGCAAAGAAGAGCTCTTTCTTCAGCTTCTCGCTCGGCAGAACCGGGAGTGGATGGATGCTTGGACAGAGAAACAAAGCAGTTTTACGAGCTTTGAGGAGAAATTATACGGTATTGCGGAACATATGGTGGATGACTTCCAGAACCCACTCGCAAAGGTGGGAGAGGAATTTTATATCAGCAATCCGGATAATAAGAGTCTGTTGGATCAGATTCTTACCATTGTGCTAGGACCACGGAAGCTGTATCGTGAAATTTTTCTGGAGGGTGCTAAAGAGGGATTTTTGCCAGAAAATGATGTTGATGAAATTTCAGTTATTTTTGCATCGATGCTGGACGGACTTTCCACTTCTCTATATGAACGCTCTACTGAAGAATTGCGTTTATTGTACCGTAAAGGTGTCGGTTACTTTCTGCACGGGGTGATGGGGGCGAAAAGTGTTCAATAG
- a CDS encoding ABC transporter permease produces the protein MPKATTEQQQPPVSRQLKAHNKSLLVRFLKQWDVQLMVIPGIILIFIFSYLPMYGVLTGFMDYNLFTGSNIWENPWVGFKHFEAFFNAPEFERLIRNTIIISLLKFCIGFPAPIILALMLNEVRHMFFKRIIQTITYLPHFLSWVIVAGLTMAMLSTENGSINMILQQVGAIDDPINFLSLKEYFWSILISVNVWKEIGFSSIVYLAAIASIDPHLYEAADIDGASKFKQIYLITLPSIIPVVVIFMILAIGNLLNAGFEDILLLATNPVLRPVSDVIDTYVYRVGLGTHRYSYAVAIGLFKAIISIGMLTIANYVARRSGNSLW, from the coding sequence ATGCCGAAAGCGACAACAGAACAGCAGCAACCACCGGTGTCCCGGCAGCTTAAAGCTCACAACAAAAGCCTTTTAGTACGCTTTCTGAAGCAATGGGATGTCCAGCTGATGGTCATTCCAGGAATTATTTTGATTTTCATATTTTCCTATCTGCCGATGTACGGGGTATTAACCGGATTTATGGATTACAACCTGTTCACAGGCTCGAACATCTGGGAAAATCCCTGGGTAGGATTTAAGCATTTTGAAGCTTTTTTCAACGCCCCGGAGTTTGAGAGGCTGATCCGCAATACGATTATCATCAGTTTACTGAAATTTTGCATCGGTTTTCCGGCGCCAATTATACTCGCGCTCATGCTGAATGAAGTTCGCCATATGTTTTTCAAGAGAATTATTCAGACCATCACTTATTTGCCTCACTTTCTTTCATGGGTTATCGTGGCGGGTCTTACCATGGCCATGCTCTCCACGGAGAATGGAAGCATAAACATGATTCTGCAACAAGTGGGGGCGATAGACGACCCGATCAACTTCCTCTCATTGAAAGAATATTTCTGGTCAATCCTGATTTCGGTCAATGTGTGGAAAGAAATCGGATTCTCTTCTATCGTGTATCTGGCGGCGATCGCCAGTATCGATCCGCATTTGTATGAAGCTGCGGACATTGACGGAGCAAGCAAGTTTAAACAAATCTATCTCATTACGCTGCCTTCCATCATACCTGTAGTCGTTATTTTCATGATTCTTGCCATCGGAAATCTGCTAAATGCGGGTTTTGAAGACATCTTGCTCTTGGCGACTAATCCGGTGCTGAGGCCAGTTTCGGACGTAATTGATACTTACGTATATCGCGTGGGCCTTGGGACACATCGCTATTCCTATGCGGTTGCTATCGGATTATTCAAGGCGATCATTAGTATCGGGATGCTTACGATTGCAAATTATGTAGCCCGCAGATCCGGTAACAGCTTATGGTAA
- a CDS encoding carbohydrate ABC transporter permease, which translates to MLKRISFNDKVMLVVIYTLLSLLAFSALYPFWNAIAVSFNVGVDTAKGGITFWPRQFTLENYEIILKDERLINGFLISVARVIVGTVSSIFMTALLAYGMTRTYLIGRSYYMVFFVFTMYFGGGLIPTYLLIRSLGMMDTFAVFIIPSLIGVWNMIVFRTFFKGLPVGLEESANIDGCSTWGIFFRIILPLSGPVIATLALLTAVAHWNDWFLPSIYITNEKLLPIQTILRQTLNANIVSGQSSLLDSASVALMEKTKQITSKSLTMAMMIVVTMPIIAVYPFLQKYFVKGVLVGSLKE; encoded by the coding sequence ATGTTAAAAAGAATTAGCTTTAACGACAAGGTCATGCTTGTCGTGATATATACCTTGCTCAGTTTACTGGCCTTCTCGGCTCTCTATCCGTTCTGGAATGCGATCGCCGTATCATTCAACGTGGGCGTAGATACCGCAAAGGGCGGGATCACTTTCTGGCCAAGACAGTTCACATTGGAAAACTATGAAATCATATTGAAAGACGAACGTTTGATAAACGGATTTCTAATATCTGTAGCTCGTGTCATTGTCGGGACGGTAAGCTCTATATTTATGACTGCCCTCCTGGCGTATGGAATGACCCGAACATACCTAATCGGACGTAGCTACTACATGGTGTTCTTTGTTTTCACGATGTACTTTGGCGGAGGATTGATTCCGACCTATCTCCTGATCCGTTCACTCGGTATGATGGATACTTTTGCGGTGTTCATTATTCCGTCTCTGATCGGTGTGTGGAACATGATTGTTTTCCGGACCTTCTTCAAGGGCCTTCCGGTCGGATTGGAAGAATCCGCAAATATTGATGGCTGCAGCACATGGGGCATATTCTTCCGGATTATTCTTCCTCTGTCCGGACCGGTTATCGCTACGCTGGCTCTGTTGACAGCTGTTGCCCACTGGAACGACTGGTTTCTGCCGAGCATTTATATCACCAACGAGAAATTGCTGCCGATCCAGACGATATTACGTCAAACCTTGAATGCCAATATTGTATCCGGGCAGAGCTCTTTGCTGGATAGCGCATCGGTTGCACTTATGGAGAAGACAAAGCAAATCACTTCGAAATCGCTCACAATGGCGATGATGATCGTTGTGACCATGCCGATTATCGCAGTATATCCTTTCTTGCAAAAGTATTTTGTCAAAGGCGTACTGGTAGGCTCACTGAAAGAGTAG
- a CDS encoding DUF4352 domain-containing protein → MTTRKIVILTVAFCGLLLTAACTNDKEQFTETLTTTVVQNQGTEAGSELESKPESEAVEKVEDSEEASKETVARAPSDQPAKIGEALNYHGMIVAVHSVRESNGDDYLKPQEGNVLKVLDISVENTGDEELVVSSALSFSLSDDSGEMYMPVVTSDIKQSLDGKLAPGEKLQGEIPYEVSKEVKGLKLTYMIPLKDGEAVWTIE, encoded by the coding sequence ATGACTACCCGTAAAATAGTGATCTTAACTGTAGCATTTTGCGGTCTGCTGCTGACCGCTGCATGCACCAATGATAAAGAACAATTTACGGAGACACTCACAACCACAGTAGTACAGAATCAGGGGACAGAGGCTGGAAGTGAATTGGAAAGCAAGCCGGAAAGTGAGGCGGTAGAGAAGGTGGAGGACTCTGAGGAGGCTTCCAAGGAGACGGTTGCTAGGGCGCCTTCGGATCAACCTGCAAAGATCGGAGAAGCGCTTAATTATCACGGTATGATCGTCGCCGTTCATTCCGTCAGGGAATCGAATGGCGATGATTACCTGAAGCCTCAGGAAGGTAACGTTCTGAAAGTTCTTGATATAAGCGTGGAGAACACGGGAGATGAGGAACTGGTCGTTTCCTCGGCTCTTTCGTTCAGTTTGTCTGATGACAGCGGAGAGATGTATATGCCTGTTGTCACTTCCGATATTAAGCAAAGCTTGGACGGCAAGCTCGCCCCGGGTGAGAAACTGCAGGGAGAGATCCCATATGAGGTAAGTAAGGAGGTCAAGGGTCTAAAGCTGACATATATGATTCCGTTAAAGGATGGAGAAGCGGTGTGGACCATTGAATAA
- a CDS encoding MFS transporter, whose amino-acid sequence MKHLITNRSFVLLMMSDLLQNVGIWIRNMALLYFIMEKSGNSPVAVSLLTVIQYAPIFIFSIIGGVLADRWRPKRTMLWGDILSFLSILLVLFVVMAGYWQAVFGVTLISAVVSQFSQPSSMKIIKRCLPDEHVPAATALLQTMMSLFIIAGPIVGTTIYQTFGLEASLISLLAVFGVSAILISFIPSSIDDSTGVEASSDSSFMKELREGFSYIRTSQLIKTMLVVYVILALGSGLIQPLDIFVITERLHLDMTSVQWFTALEGFGMLIGGVIAAVIAGKLKGSVLLFSGLAFLGISTFVEVLSIWPGLTGTMRFLTGLLLAMAQTALMAVMIRQVDEKFVGRLNGLMTPVFTAMLLIGSGSTGMFMASTSIVVVYFTAGILFLLASVVSLRLPFSVEPASSMQDVAKEV is encoded by the coding sequence ATGAAACATCTAATTACGAACCGTTCGTTTGTTCTTCTGATGATGTCCGACCTTTTACAAAATGTCGGCATCTGGATTCGTAACATGGCTTTGCTGTACTTTATTATGGAGAAAAGCGGGAATAGTCCGGTTGCGGTATCTCTGTTGACCGTGATCCAATATGCTCCAATATTCATCTTTTCAATTATAGGAGGCGTTCTGGCGGATCGTTGGCGTCCCAAGCGAACGATGCTTTGGGGGGATATACTCAGCTTTCTGTCCATACTCCTCGTTTTGTTTGTCGTTATGGCGGGATATTGGCAGGCCGTCTTTGGTGTAACGCTCATATCAGCGGTGGTGTCCCAATTCTCGCAGCCCTCTTCAATGAAAATAATTAAACGCTGTTTACCGGATGAACACGTTCCGGCCGCAACGGCGCTGTTACAGACGATGATGTCTCTCTTTATTATTGCGGGGCCGATTGTAGGGACAACGATCTACCAGACTTTCGGGCTGGAGGCATCGCTCATCAGTTTGCTTGCGGTATTCGGTGTGTCGGCGATTCTAATCAGTTTCATTCCGTCTTCGATCGACGATTCAACAGGTGTGGAGGCGTCATCCGATAGCTCGTTTATGAAAGAGCTCCGTGAAGGATTCTCCTATATCAGAACGAGCCAGCTGATTAAAACGATGCTTGTTGTTTATGTCATCCTGGCACTGGGTTCTGGATTAATTCAGCCGCTTGATATTTTTGTCATTACGGAACGGCTTCACCTGGATATGACAAGCGTACAGTGGTTCACAGCGTTAGAAGGCTTTGGCATGCTCATCGGCGGTGTCATCGCTGCAGTTATCGCCGGGAAGTTGAAAGGTTCTGTTTTGTTGTTCAGCGGACTTGCCTTTCTGGGTATATCCACTTTTGTTGAGGTACTGTCCATATGGCCGGGCCTGACCGGAACGATGCGTTTCCTGACAGGCTTGCTTCTGGCGATGGCCCAGACAGCCTTGATGGCCGTTATGATTCGGCAGGTGGATGAGAAATTTGTAGGAAGGTTAAATGGGCTCATGACTCCGGTCTTTACCGCCATGTTACTGATTGGGTCGGGAAGCACAGGCATGTTCATGGCTTCCACCTCCATCGTCGTTGTATATTTCACGGCAGGTATTCTGTTTTTACTCGCTTCCGTAGTCAGCCTGAGACTTCCTTTCTCAGTTGAGCCGGCATCATCTATGCAAGATGTGGCTAAGGAGGTGTAA
- a CDS encoding formate/nitrite transporter family protein: protein MAYYKPQQIAEITVENGVKKAHNPLLTVLILGFLAGAFIALGYLLNIRVIAGTPKELGGIVSLIGGAVFPIGLILVLLAGGELLTGNMMAISLAKVAKRITWGEALKNLSLITLSNFVGAIFVAYFFGHVVGLTSSGVYLDKMVDLAGHKLDDSFLQAFISGIGCNWLVALAVWLSYGSDNMSGKILGIWFPTMAFVAIGFQHVVANMFLIPAAIFEGYFSWGEYFMNFIPVWLGNMVGGAIFVALAYWAVYLKDGKPAAVDQGQAPAKAGYSPELKKKHA from the coding sequence ATGGCATACTATAAGCCGCAACAGATTGCGGAGATTACAGTGGAGAATGGGGTCAAAAAAGCACATAATCCACTTTTGACCGTATTGATTCTTGGCTTTTTGGCCGGAGCATTTATTGCGCTAGGTTATCTACTTAATATACGTGTAATTGCCGGTACACCTAAAGAGTTGGGCGGAATAGTCAGCTTAATCGGTGGAGCCGTGTTCCCGATCGGACTCATCTTAGTTTTGCTTGCCGGTGGGGAGCTGCTTACAGGCAATATGATGGCGATATCACTGGCTAAAGTGGCAAAGCGGATCACTTGGGGCGAAGCGCTTAAGAATCTGTCCCTCATCACCTTGAGCAATTTTGTGGGCGCGATATTTGTGGCTTACTTTTTCGGACATGTCGTTGGATTGACGAGCAGTGGTGTTTATCTAGACAAAATGGTGGATTTGGCGGGACATAAGCTGGATGACAGCTTCCTGCAGGCATTCATTTCCGGTATCGGTTGTAACTGGCTTGTAGCATTAGCCGTATGGCTCTCCTACGGGTCTGACAATATGAGCGGCAAAATTCTCGGAATTTGGTTTCCGACCATGGCTTTTGTAGCAATCGGATTTCAGCACGTGGTAGCTAATATGTTCCTAATTCCAGCAGCGATTTTTGAAGGCTATTTCAGCTGGGGAGAATACTTCATGAACTTTATTCCTGTCTGGCTTGGCAATATGGTCGGAGGTGCGATATTCGTAGCATTGGCATACTGGGCTGTATACCTGAAGGATGGTAAACCGGCAGCGGTTGATCAGGGGCAAGCTCCGGCTAAAGCGGGCTATTCACCGGAATTGAAGAAGAAACACGCCTAA